In the genome of Streptobacillus canis, the window AATTTTTTAGGGCTTTTACTTATTTCATGAACTTTTCTATTAATTTATCTAGTTTTTCATTTAATTCTTTATTAGCTTTTTCAAGATTATTAACTTTATCTTTTAATGTTGTAACTTCTTGGTCAAGTTCATAAACTTTTTCATCAAGTAAATTGATATTTCCATTTCTTTGAAGTGTTAACATATCTTTTCTTCTTGATTCTAATTTATCAAATTGATATCCAAATCCAGCTCCTAATGCAACATGACCTTTAGTATTTAATGATCCTGAAGCTTTATACACTAAATTCCCTGTTTCATTTAATCCTGAAATACCTAATGCAAATGCATGTTCACCGTTATAGTAACCATATGCACCTGCAATATTATGTCTAT includes:
- a CDS encoding YadA-like family protein; the encoded protein is RHNIAGAYGYYNGEHAFALGISGLNETGNLVYKASGSLNTKGHVALGAGFGYQFDKLESRRKDMLTLQRNGNINLLDEKVYELDQEVTTLKDKVNNLEKANKELNEKLDKLIEKFMK